In Flammeovirga kamogawensis, the sequence AAAATTACAGACCAAGCAACGGAGCGTTTTGGTATTCGTACTATTTCTTATACTTCTGAAAAAGGCTTTGAGTTAAACGGAAAACAAAGAAAATTTAAAGGTGTTTGCTTACATCATGATTTAGGTCCTTTGGGTATTGCAGTTAATAAAGCAGCAATTAAAAGACAACTTATTTTAATGAAAGAAATGGGAACAGATGCCATAAGAACAGCACATAATATGCCTTCAATAGAGCAATTAGAATTATGTGATGAACTTGGTTTAATGGTAGTTGCAGAAAGCTTTGATGAGTGGAAAAAACCAAAAGTTGACAATGGATATCATCGCTTTTTTGACGAATGGGCAAAAAAAGATATTCAAAATTTAGTGAGAGCCACTAAAAACCATCCTTCTATTGTAATGTGGAGTGCAGGGAACGAAGTACCTGACCAATGGGGTAATGAAGGGGTGAAAAGAGCGAAATGGTTACAAGATATTTTTCATAAGGAAGACCCTACTCGCCCGGTAACTGTAGGTATGGACCAAGTGAAGTCTGTAATGGAAAATGGGTTTGGTGCAATCTTAGATATTCCTGGTTTAAATTATAGAACACATTTATATGATGAAGCCTATGAGAAATTTCCTCAAGGATTTGTACTCGGTTCTGAAACAGCATCTACTGTTAGTTCAAGAGGAGTGTATAAATTTCCGGTAGAGGAATTTAAAGCAAAAAAATACTCAGATTTACAAAGTTCTTCCTATGATTTAGAAGCGTGTTCGTGGTCTAATATACCCGAAGATGATTTTATTTTACAAGATGATAAGTCATGGGTTTTAGGAGAATTTGTATGGACAGGTTTTGATTATTTAGGAGAACCATCTCCCTATAATGAAGAGTGGCCTTCTAGAAGTTCTTATTTTGGTATTTGTGATTTAGCTGGCATTCCAAAAGATCGTTATTATTTATATAAAAGTAGATGGGATACAAATAATGAAACCTTACATATTTTACCCCATTGGAATTGGAAAGGAAGAGAGGGTGAAATTACTCCAGTTTTTGTTTATACTAATTATGAGAAGGCAGAATTATTTATAAATGGAAAGAGCCAAGGTATTCGTGAAAAAGATAAATCTACAAGGCTTGATAGGTATAGGTTAAGATGGATGGATGTAAAATATGAAGCAGGTACGGTTAAAGTAGTAGCCTATGATAGTACAGATAAAATTGTAGCAACAAAAGAAATACATACGGCAGGAAAACCACATCATTTAAAACTAGAAGCAGACAAAACTACGTTAATTGCAAATGGAGAGGATTTGAGTTTTGTAACGGTAACCGTAGTAGACAAAGATGGAAATACTTGTCCAACTGCCAACCTACCATTGTCATTTAAAGTAAATGGTAATGCAACATTTAAAGCGGTTTGTAACGGAGATCCAACTTCATTAGAAATGTTCCATTTACCTAGGATGAAAACTTTTAATGGGAAATTAGTAGTAATTGTACAATCAAAAGATAGCAATGGTACTGCAACATTAGAAATTAAAGGGTTAAAAACAGGTAAAGAGACCTTTATTATTCAATAGATAAAGGTTTTGACTAAATAAACCGTATTCTTAAAGAAAATATAAAACCATCTGCATATTTCCATAAAATGTAGATGGTTTTATTTTATCAGACTATTTTAATAAAAACGATCTCGATAGTATTAGTAGTAGCAAAATAAAAATTTGTATTTCAATCACTTTATTAACAACTTACCTACAGTTAATAAACTTCTCTTTTTGTTTACTAAAACTTCCATAAAACAAACTATAATTTATAAAAGAGGGGTTTACTATTTAGTTAAAAATATAAACGGTAATATGTTTTTTTATTGTTGGGAATCATGCTAAAATGATGAAAATTAAAAACATAGATATTATAAAGAATCGATTTTAATGTAATTCAAACTTTGTACTCAACCTCAAGTTTATTGCTTCGATATCGCCAATTTTTCATATACAAAACATTGCACTTAATACAAGAACATGAAAGACGAAAACATTAAAATATGGATGACTAAATTCTTATTTATTTTTTTAACAAGTTTTACTGTGTCAACATATGGACAGGAACATAATATTTACCATATAAAGTTTGATTACTATCATGCTATGCGAATTCCGAACCACCATGTTTCAGTTGAATTTCTTAGATATGGTGATAGTATATCAGTTCATTTACTTTCAGAGCCAATGAAAGCTTTGGATAATAAATGGAATCACACAAAAATTGACACGACTTTCAATCTAGCTAAATCAGATTTTGACAAAATAGTTACAGCTGTGAAACAAGTAAATTGTGTTGACATAACGAATGGAATGGATGTTATTGGACTTGATGGTAGTACTTGTGAACTAATTTATGGTGGTATGTCAACAGGAGTTTCATATAAAGTACCATCTCCTGATTCTGACACAGAAAAAAGGAATCTAAATGATTTTATGTTTGCTTGTAAAGCAATTTTACATACAGTCGAACTTGACCCAAAAGAAATTTTTTAAAAGAAATGCACATGGGTAATAACATAGCAATACATAGCAAATATGTTCGGTTGTTTATGAGAGTTCGTGCTATCTATCCCCCCAAAACTGTACAATTTCACCCTTAATAATGCATTTCTCGTTTTGTATTACATTGAGGATTATCTCTCAATGGGCTAGCTAGCAGTAGAGTGATTATTTTAAATGTAAAAGGAATTTTATACTAAAATAAATACTATAATTAAATTAGTAGAGTCCATTACTTCTGTAAGTTTATATTAGTAATAAATCTTATATCTATGAAACATTTCAATATTCTACTATTTCTATTAATCTTATTGGTCTCATGTAAAGACAAGGAGAATACAAGAATAATATTTTTTATACATAATCGCTTTATTGAAAACCATAACTTAAATGAAGAACATCCAGAGTATGGTAAAGCTGAGTACAAGGAGATAATTAGTAAGTTCGAAGAAAGTGGTTTTACAGTACTAAGTGAGAAGAGATCTAGAAATACGGATTCTTATAATTATGCTAAAAAGATTGTGGATCATATTGAAATTTTAATTGAAGAAGGAATACCAGCAAAAAATATAACAATTGTAGGCACTTCAAAAGGTGGGTATATAGCACAATATGTTTCGACTTATGCTAATAATCCTAATTTGAATTTTGTTTTTGTAGCAAGTTTTACAAATGCAGATATTAAGTCATTACCTGAAATCAATTACTGTGGTAATATATTAACTATATATGAAAAAACAGATCCTTATGGAGAATCTGCAATTGAAAGAGTAAAAACTTCAAATTGTAATATTAATCATTTTAAAGAAATAGCGTTAAATACTGGTTTAAAACACGGCTTTCAATTTAAAGCAATGGATCAATGGTTAGACCCAATAATAAAGTGGTCTAATGGGAACTACGATTAACTATTAACTAAGCCCAAGTTAAAAGAATTACCTCTTAATAATAGACCAATTATCTAAAGCTATTTTATCATCATTAGATTGTAACCAAACCGTACTTTTTTTTAAAGTTGAAGGATTTATTACGATCTTAAAAGAGACATCATTTTTATGTGTTTTAGAAAAAGATTCAAATTGTTTGAGTAACTCTTTCTTATCAAACATAATAGTTATCCAGTGATATTGATCTTTGTTGTCTATATGTTTAACCCTAATTAAGCTTGGTAATGGTGTAGTGCTTATTTTCTTTAAAAATTTAGAAGATCTTGAATATTGATTTAAATAAAAATCAACAACTGTTATATCTTTAAATTCAGAAATAGTTTCCTCTTTTTGTAGTAATTCAATCTCAACTCCATAAGCATATACACTTCTAAAACTCAATATTTCTTCTGGAGATAGGTTTCTAACTGTTCCTGCTTTTAAACGTTCAAAATCAATATTCAAATTACTATAATTTATACTTTGTTCATCAACTTGTGAGTGTTTTTTCCAAATAGTATCAATACTTTGTCCATCAACGGGAGTAAAAGCAACATCAAAATAAGCCCCTAAATGAGTATAATTTGTATACTCCTTTTTTAATACATCTACATTTCCATCAGGTAATATATTAATCAACAGGTCACTAATAGTTAAATATCCATCGTAGTTCTCATCTATTTTTAATTTTTTCTGATCTATTGGAAAAATGTCTTTATAGAATCTACTTTCTGATATTGAGTACCAAGATAACTCAAAAGAATCGAACCCGATTGGAATTAAAGTAGGACTCAATTGTGTATAATATCTTTGATATCGCATCTGTTCGTTGTCAGCACTAAAGCCTTCAACTTGTTTCATCTTTCTATCATTTTCATGAAATCTATAAGACACAGAAGATGCTTTATTTGATTTAGAATCAAAGAATTTTATTCGGTCAATTAGTATAGGGAAATCTATGGCATGTACTATAATAATATCAGTAGTATAATTTTTTTTCTGAACATTATATAGGTTCACAGCAGCACTAACAAACAAATATGTAGGGTAACCTATCAGTATAACAAACCAAAAAAGTAATTGAATTTTATAGCCATCAATACCATAAGTTACCTGTCTAAGACAAAAAGAACCATAAGCAATAAAAGTATACAGAGCTGCAAAGGAAAGAAACAGAATTATTATCTCAAGGTCTATAGAAGTTGGAGTAGTACTATTAGCAAAAGATTTACCCAAGGCCTTCCCATATAAGAGCAGATAACTGCTAATTCCAGTTAAGAGTAAAGTGACAATTGTTAGCATTACTTTACCTCCAATAAATGCAGATGGAACAAGAAATAGAAGTCCTACACCAATCATGATAAGAAGTGTAGTAAGAAAGTCAGACATTGATTAAAGAATTTAGATAATAGTTCTACTTTATTCTATTGTGCACAGAACAGTTAGATAAAAGTAAGTAAACAACAAAGAATAAACAGAATATTTTGGATATAAAAAATGTAGACAATAATGACAATCTACTCATTAATTCAAATGGTTGAGTAACTCTACAACAGGGTGTTCTGATTCACATTTGGTGGAAACCTTTTTTAACATTTGAGCAGATGAGATATTATTAATTTCGTTATTATGATATTACTCTCTACTTTTTTTAATTTTGATTCTTTTGAATTTGATGAATTTTCTATCAATGAATCTAATACTATAAGGAAAAGAATCATTCATTTGAAATCTATATCTCCTTGTTGTCAAATAGAAAGTAATTCGAAACATAGCTATTATGTATGTAATCTCAAAGATTTATCCTGGTCAGATTCTAGTCAAAGAGTTTAAAAGTTTTGATTTAGTAGAGTATACAATTTCAGGAATAGAAACGGTAAGAATGATACAAAAAGATCAACTTTCTGACTAGAAGGGTATGTCTAATTTCGAAGTTTTCAAAAGCTTATCTATTTATTGAAACGAAAGAAATTGAAAAAAAAGTTCTTCGAATCAATGCGACAAAACCAATTTTTAATCCTTCATCTCTAATGAATTTTCTAAAGGTAGGGAAGTGTTTTTTTTAATACCGGATTCAAAACCCAGTTCGAAAACCCTAATAAGGATGTAACATATAAATACACCAATGGAAAATTTTTTCATACCTTTATTTACTTTTGAATGTTTATCAATTTTATTATTAGTCATAATATTTGCTTTATATTTATAAAGTTAAGTTGCAATTTTAATAGAATTCTAAAAATTACATTTTGAATTATACACTTCATTTTCTTATACTTTATACAACATCTTTACTACATTATTAAAATAATAATATAAAAACTAAATAAAATCTATTACAAGTTTCTTACATCCGGAGAATATCCAAAGCTTCTAAAACTTTTGTACCTGCTATATTTTATTGGACATTAAGTTAAGACTCTATTATTCATAAAGGGGTTGCTCATGCATGTTATACGCCAATCACGATAGATGAGGCACCTGATTTGAAATGTTATGTATTAGCTCCATTAGCAGTACTGCCAGAATTCCAAAGGAAAGGTTTAGCAACCCAATTAATGGATTTAGTAGAAAAAGAACTACAACCCGATGTAGTATTTATTGCTGGAGAGAAACATCATTACGGAAGAAGATACAATACACCTCATAAAATAGGCTTACCAGTAAAATCTGAAATGCCTTTAGAAAATTGGTTCGCTAAAGAATTTAAAGCAGGAATACTTCAGGGAATCGTATCAAATACAACCGTTACAGGTCCTTATTCAAATCCTAAGCAATGGGCACACCCATCTGAACAA encodes:
- a CDS encoding glycoside hydrolase family 2 TIM barrel-domain containing protein; the encoded protein is MNKLTFIIGILLCNICIAQRTETLLKDNWKFSKGSIDSAFTSNFDDSQWETISIPHDWAITGPFDKENDIQRVAILQDGEKSATEKSGRTGALPYMGTAWYRLNFTSPKLEDDQKILLHFDGAMSEAKVYINGKFVGEHPYGYAYFYFDITKYITTKGENTLAVRLHNEPKSSRWYPGAGIYRNVKLIVKNNNGIAHWGTTVTTPLVDNEVAKVVVKTNTTGSVDKVKTEIQTLDGKVISTVESKVKFADQFENTLQVKHPQLWSPETPYLYKVITTTYKNEKITDQATERFGIRTISYTSEKGFELNGKQRKFKGVCLHHDLGPLGIAVNKAAIKRQLILMKEMGTDAIRTAHNMPSIEQLELCDELGLMVVAESFDEWKKPKVDNGYHRFFDEWAKKDIQNLVRATKNHPSIVMWSAGNEVPDQWGNEGVKRAKWLQDIFHKEDPTRPVTVGMDQVKSVMENGFGAILDIPGLNYRTHLYDEAYEKFPQGFVLGSETASTVSSRGVYKFPVEEFKAKKYSDLQSSSYDLEACSWSNIPEDDFILQDDKSWVLGEFVWTGFDYLGEPSPYNEEWPSRSSYFGICDLAGIPKDRYYLYKSRWDTNNETLHILPHWNWKGREGEITPVFVYTNYEKAELFINGKSQGIREKDKSTRLDRYRLRWMDVKYEAGTVKVVAYDSTDKIVATKEIHTAGKPHHLKLEADKTTLIANGEDLSFVTVTVVDKDGNTCPTANLPLSFKVNGNATFKAVCNGDPTSLEMFHLPRMKTFNGKLVVIVQSKDSNGTATLEIKGLKTGKETFIIQ
- a CDS encoding alpha/beta hydrolase; amino-acid sequence: MKHFNILLFLLILLVSCKDKENTRIIFFIHNRFIENHNLNEEHPEYGKAEYKEIISKFEESGFTVLSEKRSRNTDSYNYAKKIVDHIEILIEEGIPAKNITIVGTSKGGYIAQYVSTYANNPNLNFVFVASFTNADIKSLPEINYCGNILTIYEKTDPYGESAIERVKTSNCNINHFKEIALNTGLKHGFQFKAMDQWLDPIIKWSNGNYD
- a CDS encoding monovalent cation/H(+) antiporter subunit G, translating into MSDFLTTLLIMIGVGLLFLVPSAFIGGKVMLTIVTLLLTGISSYLLLYGKALGKSFANSTTPTSIDLEIIILFLSFAALYTFIAYGSFCLRQVTYGIDGYKIQLLFWFVILIGYPTYLFVSAAVNLYNVQKKNYTTDIIIVHAIDFPILIDRIKFFDSKSNKASSVSYRFHENDRKMKQVEGFSADNEQMRYQRYYTQLSPTLIPIGFDSFELSWYSISESRFYKDIFPIDQKKLKIDENYDGYLTISDLLINILPDGNVDVLKKEYTNYTHLGAYFDVAFTPVDGQSIDTIWKKHSQVDEQSINYSNLNIDFERLKAGTVRNLSPEEILSFRSVYAYGVEIELLQKEETISEFKDITVVDFYLNQYSRSSKFLKKISTTPLPSLIRVKHIDNKDQYHWITIMFDKKELLKQFESFSKTHKNDVSFKIVINPSTLKKSTVWLQSNDDKIALDNWSIIKR
- a CDS encoding GNAT family N-acetyltransferase translates to MHKGVAHACYTPITIDEAPDLKCYVLAPLAVLPEFQRKGLATQLMDLVEKELQPDVVFIAGEKHHYGRRYNTPHKIGLPVKSEMPLENWFAKEFKAGILQGIVSNTTVTGPYSNPKQWAHPSEQF